GAGGTACAGAATCATAAATTTGAGCAGCCAAGAAAACTTTCGGTGAGGTGGAGATATGATAAGAGATAAGGTGATTTTCGTTACCGGTGGTGCCGGATTTATCGGTTGGAATACTATTCTGCGACTTTGTAATGATAATAAGATAATTATATACGATAACATGTATCGCCATTCAAAAAGCGATACTTTCAATTTGAACGTCGACAATATATCTATAATAAAAGGTGACATTCTAGATTATGAGCTTCTATATTCCTCAATTCCCGAAAACACTGACATAGTTCTCCATTTTGCAGCTATAGCTGGCGTGGATACTGTTTTAAGAAACCCTGTCAAGACTATGGAAATCAATACTATTGGTACTTATTTTCTTCTCAAGGTTGTTAAGGAGAAAGGACTAATTGATAAACTCCACAGATTAGTCTTCCTTTCCACGAGTGAGGTCTTTGGCGTAACAGCTTTTAAATCATCAGAAGATACCTCAACAAATTTACAACCTGTAGGAGAAGCAAGATGGGTATATTCTGTAAGTAAAGTTGCGGGCGAACATTTAATCAATGCATACAATAAGGAATTTGGACTAAGAAGTACCATCTTAAGACCATTTAATGTGTACGGACCTGGACAGATCGGTGAGGGTGCAATACACCAGTTTGTCGTTCGAGCCATAAAAAATGAACCATTGCAAATTCACGGGGACGGTACACAAATTAGATCTTGGTGTTACATAGACGATATGGTTGACGGAATTCTTTTGTCTCTGGAAAACGATAAGGCCATAGGTGAAGTTTTCAACATTGGAAATCCCAGGGGAACGCTTACCATTCTTTCGCTCGCAGAGAAGGTAATTTATTTATCCGGCTCATCTTCACCTATCATATTTGTTCCAAAGAATTATATCGACGTGGAGTTGAGAATCCCAAATATTGAAAAGGCTCAGAGAATATTAAATTACAATCCAAAAGTTGATTTAAACGAAGGATTGCTTAGAACGATCGAGTGGTATAAAAGTCGTATCAATAAAGTATATTAAGGAGGAAAGAACATGAGAGTAAGACTTTCTATGCCATGTATTGCTGACAAAGAAGAATTACTGAACAATTTTAGAAAAATACTTGACAGTGGATACTTTGTTCAAGGAGAACAAGTCAGAATTTTTGAAGAGAAACTCAAAGAATACCTTGGTACTAAATATTGTATAGCAGTTAGTTCTGGAACTGCAGCTCTTCACTTGGCTCTTTTAGCTTTGAACATACATGAAGGTGATGAGGTAATAGTTCCATCTTTCACTTTTCCGGCAACTGTAAATGTCATAGAGCTTGTTAAGGCAAAGCCTGTGTTTGTTGATGTTGATTTAGACACTTATAACATAAACGTTAAACAAATTGAATCAAAAATAACAAGCAAAACAAAAGCAATTATGCCCGTGCATCTTTTTGGCAATCCTGCAGAAATGGATGTAATTTTAGAGATAGCAAAAAAGTACGAACTGAAAGTTATAGAAGACGCTGCAGGTGCATTAGGAAGTCTTTACAAAGGCAGAAAGTGTGGTACTATCGGGGATATTGGTTGTTTCAGTTTCCATCCAAGAAAAGTAATTACAACAGCAGAAGGTGGGTTAGTTGTCACGAATGATGACGAAATTGCGAGAAAAATATTTGCTCTAAGAAATCATGGATTCTTCCAGGTAGGTAATAACAGAGAATTCTTAATGCCAGGGCTTAACTATAGGATGAATGAGTTCGAGGCTGCACTTGGAATCGTACAAATGGAAAAACTCGATGAAATGGTTTCGCAAAGAATAAAAATCGCAAATGAGTATATGAAAAGACTTGAAAAGATAAAAGGACTAAGTTTGCAAAAGACGACGGATGATTGCGTAAACTCTTATCAGGCTTTCGTTGTAATGCACAACGCTTTTACAAATTCTGAAATTATTCAGAAGCTTTCGAGGTATGGTATCGAAACAACCGTAGGAGCATTTGCTGTACATGAATTGAGCTATTACAAGGATATTTATCGATGCTCTTCCGAAGATTTTCCAAATGCAAAGGTACTTCATGATAAAGCCTTTGCTATACCAATATACAACGATATGGTAATGGAGGAAATTGAATATGTTGTTGAATCATTGGAAAGGATGATATTCAATGAAGATAGAGAATAACAAAATCAATAAGTCACATGGAACAGGTATGTTTGACATTAAAGATTTCAAAAAGCTCGGAGAAAACGTTATTTTCGAGCACGGAGTACTGGTTTTTCATCCGGAAAATATAGAGATTGGTAACAATGTATACATAGGTCACTACACTATATTGAAAGGTTATTATAAGAATATTATATCCATAGGAGATCACACATGGATTGGCCAACAGTGCTTTTTCCACGGTGCAGGTGGGTTAAAAATAGGTAGAGCTGTTGGAATTGGTCCAAAAGTTACCATACTAACATCGCAGCACGATTTAACGCATTTGGACATTCCTGTATATTTCGCACCCTTACTTTTTGAGGAAGTTATAATAAGCGATGGAGCTGATATAGGTGCTGGATCGATAATACTGCCGGGTGTTAAAATTGGAGAAGGAGCTGTTATAGGGGCTGGATCTGTAGTTACCAAGAGTGTTCCTGCCTATGAAATTTGGGCAGGTAATCCTGCAAAAAAACTTCGTGAAAGATAATTTTGATACTTCAAACTAAAGGAGGGAATTTCTTGAGAGTTTTACATGCCCCAATCGAAATAGCTGGCCAGCTTTGGGAATACACCGATGCTTTAAGAAAAGTTGGTGTAAATGCAAGAAAACTGACTTTTGAAGAGCATCCTTTTGGATACAAAGATGACATAATAATCAAAATTACAGGCGCAACCCACGTCTATGACTTAGTTGGTGCAGAGATTAAGATTTTCACCGAATTAGTAAACTCATTTGATATTTTCCACTTTCATTTTGGAGAGTCTTTAATTCACCAGAATCTCGATTTACCTGCACTTAAATTTATGGGTAAAAAAGTGTTGATGAATTTCTGGGGGAGCGATGTGAGATTAAAATCTATTGCAAAGCAAAAGAATCCGTTTTACAGCGACGAGATGCACCTTGGTGATGACAATTTGAAGATCGAAAAGTTGAAGATAATATCAAGATTTGTCGATTGCGCTGTCATCTCAGATTATGAGTTATATGAATATATAGAGCCGTTTTTTAAAAACATAAAACTAATACGACAAGCAGTAGACACAGAAGTTCTTCAACCAAAGTACCCAGAACCCGTCAACGAAAGACCAGTTATTGTACATGCTCCAAGTCGAACAAACGTAAAAGGAACTTCTTTTGTTGAGAATGCGATTGAAAAACTTCTACTAAAATACAACTTTGAATATATCAGGCTAAGTGGATTACCCCATGATAAGGTTTTAAGTACAATTTTGAATTCAGACATTGTCATTGATCAGGTAATCTTAGGTGCCCATGGTATACTTTCAGTTGAAGCAATGGCACTTGGAAAACCAGTTGTATGTTACATCAGGGAGGATCTGATAGACAAGTATCCAAGCGATTTACCGTTAGTCAATGCAACACCCGTTACACTAGAAGAGGAGATTGAAAAGCTACTACAATCTGGTGAACTGCGTCATGAAATAGGGAAAAGGTCCAGGAAATATGTTGAAAACTATCATAGCAAAATAACAATTGGGTTGGAACTTAAAAAGCTGTATGAGACCCTTTAACCTTTTCAATTCTAACAATTAAAAGTTTAAATATATCGCCATTCTTTTATTTGTACTTAGAAAATTCCACATTGTAAGTATTCTCAAGGTATTCTTTTGTGACAAAGACTATTTCGTCATACTGATAGGGTACGTCTAATCCGTATATGTTTACATAAATAGGCTCAAAACCAATTTCACCGAATTTTTTGAAAAGAAAATCAAGATAATACGTCTCATCAACTATTTGCAATCTGTCCGGATAGTTATTTCTTAAGAAAGTTTGGTACCTCGCATCCGGAATATTTAGATAAATCACTGTTGAAGAATTGCTGTGATTTTTTATAACTTTGAAGAGATCATTTACGATGTTTTGAGGAATATGTTCCATAGAATCTACAATTGTGATAAGATCAAAGTCGCTCCTGTTTAGTTCTAATTTTGTAGCATCAGCGACGATGTAAGTAATGTTGGAATGATAAGAATTTTGCTTTGCAAATTCGATCAACTTGTCAGACAAATCGATCGCAGTAACAATTGCACCTTTAGAAGCCATAAAGTATGACGTGATGCCGGTCCCGCAGCCTATGTCAAGAACTTTGATATAAGGTCTGACGAGTTTTGAAAGAGTATCTTTCACACGTGAATGTCTTGGATTCTCTCTAATATGGTCGTACTTCAATCTCTCTAAAAAATTATCGTAATAATCTTTTATCTCATCTGCACTTTTAGCTTTTTCCAAGTTTTCTTTATTTTTGTCCTCAACCACGTCTTTGTTTGAAATGACAGAGACACTTGTTTTTTGTGTATTATATGTCTTATCATCAATGCTTTTAATCAATCTATAAATTTCCACAATCTGTTTCTCAAGCGAATAGTTTAATTCTACAAATGCTCTGTAGCTTTCTGAATCGTAAGATTTGTTAGTTATAATTTCTAAGGCTTCGTCTAAAGTATTGTAAATTAAGTCGTTTGGCCATTGTTCTTTCGCTCCGCGATAATTCAAGATTATCGGTTTTATTCCTCTTGCCATGCCCTCCATTATGTTGTAGGGATGACCTTCATGTATACTTGTGGATAAGACAAAATTCTTATCTTCCAAGAATTTTTCAATATCTTTCACCCAACCATGTAAAATCATGTTTTCTTCTAAATCAACCTCTTTGATTGAATAATTGAAATAAACCTTGTATCTGAAATTTTCGAATTCTCCAGCTATGTGGAGCTTGTAATTCTTATCAATTCTTTTAAGTTTAGCAAGAAGCTGAATCCACATTGTTGGATCCTTTTTGTGACCTATAATTGCCGCAACAGCTAAGTTATAGCCTGGTTTGTGCAAAGTGAACTTAAATCTGTCCAGATCAATTCCATTGCTAATAACATGCTCTTTCACGTTCGGGATATCAAGTGTCTTGTGAAGCTCACGGAAGATCTCCTGTGTGTGCTTTGCAACAAAGATCAAATGATCGATTTTTGTCCAATCTATTCTTTCAGGAAAATCAGTAAGTGCTTCGTAACTATGCAATCTGCAGATAACCTTCTTTTTAGAAAGTTCTGGTATGTTTTTCGTCACAAAAATTGCCATTTCATTCGCCCACTCAAGCCAAATTATATCAGCCCATCTTACAGCTTCCTGTAAGGTTTTGATGTCTTCAGTCACAACAAGCTTTGTATCATAAGTAAGAGATAGCACTTCAGCGATATCTTTAAGAAAATTTTCGTACACTGGCAGACATAAGAATGCTATCTTCGTGTCTTTTTTCTCTTTCTTGTACAGTTCCATGAACTTGTTTTTCATTTCTGGATTATCAGTTAGCTGGGCCGCTTTTGAATAGTATTTCAAAGCCATCGGAATGTTTCCAGAGCTCAGTTGAGTATCCCCGAGTAAATCGTACACAGCCCAATCTTTGTCGTGTATTCTCATTAAGTATCTCCAAGCTTCTTTGTCATTCCCAAGTTGTTTCAAAACATATCCATAATTGAATAATAAACATATCCATAATTGAATAATAAATCAGAATCAATTGGGGAATATCTAAGTCCCTTTTCAAATGCTTCTTTTGCTTCAGTTAGTTTTCCCTGGTTGAAGTATATCATCCCAAGAAAGTTATGCTTTTTTGGCTCATTATCTTCAAGCTTATCAATCATTTCAAAAGCTTTTGAATAGTCACCCAATTGTATTAATTTTTGAATTTCATCATTCATACGTTAACCTCTAACAATTTTTTCAAATATATTTTTCCCCGAATGAGTCCTTTTATCCTACTATTTATGAACGTTTGATATCTTCAACAGTCTAAATATTTATCCGGGGTAAAAAACCCCATCCTATTTTGGGAGATGATATTATGAGAGTTAAAGGAAGGTATTTCCATGGAATTTTAGTCTTAGCTTTTGCGATCGCAGTTTTGGTTTCTTGTATACCCCTAACACCGGCTGAAAATCCTAAGGAAGTTGTTATCCAAACATCACGACACGGGCATATTACGAACGCAACTTTGGTTTTTGCAAGGGACGGTTTAAATGGCACTTGGACTAAGTTGACAGGAACAAATGGTGTATATAAATTCACTGTCAACGATTCAAGTGGTCTTTATTCCGTGGCTGTTGCTGAACCAAGTGATACTTATTCAGCAACAAAGGTGTTTTTTATACATTACAAGCTCTTGGAAACGAATTTTGTACCGGTGGATGTTGGAAATGCAACCGACGAAGATGCAGCGACGCTGACAATCAACCTGCCAAGTGATTTTGCTACAAATACGCAACTCGGAATATTCTTCTTGATTGAACACCGCTTTCCATCGATTGACGATGTTAGTGGCAACAAAGTCGCGGTCGCTGAACATCTGCCAAAAGGCAAAGGTGATTTGGTAATTTATTATCCATCATTGTGGTCTGAAGAAGGCGTTCAGAAAGTTGCTATATTAAGAAATTTCGAGTTATACACCGATAAAACAATTAACTTGAGCACATCTGATTTTAAAGATAGTGAAAGAATAAATCGTTTTGAAGACATTTTCTTAGACTGGTTGGTAGGTGGAAAGACTGCTGCATTTGGTGTAGCTTCACATGACCAGGACCACAAAATTCCAAGTTCGTTGAAGAACGATACAGATTTGTACGTGTTTGGTTACTTCAATTGGAAAGAAGGATTCACATATTCAGAATATAGAAAAGCATATCCAACAACTACGCCATTTGCTACAAGTTCTATCACTCCTGCCGAACTTCCTGAAACATTGGTAGCAACAGAGGTAATGGATGGAACACTGAAAGCAACAATTACTCCGTACAATCCAGGTCTGTCAGGAATGTCTGATATTCTGTATTTGTTCCGTGTTACCTCGTATTATGAGCTTTCTGAAGGGGGTTACCCAAATCTAGATACAGACTACTATGTTAAAATATCAAAGGGCTACTTACAAGCTTTAGAAAACGATGTTTACACATTCCCTGTAATCAGCTCAACTGAATTTCAACCTTACAACATTGACCTTGATGCAAACATAATCGCAGGAGATGAAGACGTCATTTCAGCAAATATGACATTGAAGGATTTCTTCGTTCCAAAGGATGGATTAAAGATATTGAAGTGGTTCTACGCTGTTTTCTAATTTCTAAGAAAAACAAACAGGGGCATTTCACAAATGCCCCTGTTTTATTTCTTCTACCCTTTGTTATTTTCTTTTATTATATTCCCTTATCCCTTCCCCAAGTATCCTCACGGCGTCTGCGAGCTTTTCGGCTTCAAGTACGTACGCTATCCTTATTTCACTCATTCCTGCTCCTGGCGTTGCGTAGAATCCGCTGAGCGGTGATACCATCGTCGTTTTTCCGTCAACGTTGAATTCTTTGAGCATCCAGATTATAAAGTCTTCCGCATTGTCAACTGGAAGCTTTGCAGAGAGGTAGAACGCTCCCTCAGGTTTGTGTACAACTACCCCAGGGATTTCTTTCATCGCTTCGTATGTTGCGTCTCTTCTTTTTTGGTATTCATCCCTCACTGAATTTGTGTATTCCTCGCCAAGTGTAAGCAATCCAATAGCACCGAATTGTGTTGTCTCCGCTGGACAAAGCCTTGCCTGTGCAAATTTGAGAGCGCTTTTGTAAAATTCTTTGTTCTTGGTTACCAACGTTCCTATCCTTGCGCCGCAGGCGCTGTACCTTTTCGATATACTGTCAACCATTATCGTCTGTTCTTCGATTCCTTCGAAATGAAATACTGATATGTGTTTCCTGCCGTCGAATGTGAATTCCCTGTACACTTCGTCCGAGATTATCACAAGATTATGCTTCTTTGCGAATTCAACAATTTGCTTCATCTCTTCGTAGGTGTAGACTGTGCCCGTTGGATTCGACGGGTTTGAGAAGAGAATAGCTTTCGTTTTTGGGCTGACAACCTTTTCAAATTCACTCATCGGCGGCAGTCGATAGCCGTCTTCAGTGTGGGCAGTCACGGGAACAAGTTTGACATTTAGATAGGAAGCAAATCCAAGGTAATTTGCGTAGAATGGTTCTATTGTGATAACCTCATCACCTGGGTCGCATACGACACCAAGAGCAAACATTATCGCTTCGCTTCCACCGTTTGTTACCATTATTTCGTCGGCGCTCACGTGTATGTTATGCCTTGCGTAGTATTTTGAAAAAGCTTCCCTGAGTTCTAAAAGACCCTGAGAATGAGTGTATGCAACGACTTCTGGTTTGTATTTATCGATATATTCGTACCACACGCTTGGAGTCTTTATATCCGGCTGTCCTATGTTGAGATAGTAAATATTTATACCTCTTTTTTTAGCTTCGTCTGCGTACGGGACCAATCTTCTTATTGGACTTGCGGGTGTTTCAACTGCCCTTTTTGATACCATTTCTCTTGCCTCCTTTATTGTGGTTATTCTACACGTATACTTCTTCTCTACTCTCAACTTCGGGTAGGTCTAATGGTTTATCGTGCAACACTTCAAGATAAGCATATTCTTCGGTGTACGAAATATCAAGTATGGTAACTCCGATATAGCTGAGCTGTTGCATTTTTTTGCCGTATGAAAGGAAATCTATCTTTAATTTTTGCTTGTATGCTCTTCTTTTCACAATTATGCGATTATTGTTTTCTGCTTCCTCAATAGCTCTTTGAACAGCTAAAGAGTACGCATCGATGAGCCCTCGAACGCCGAGTTTCACCCCGCCAAAGTACCTCGTTACAACTACTGCCACGTTCAACAAGCCGTATTTTCTTAATGTATTAAGCATGGGAAGTCCAGCTGTTCCAGATGGTTCTCCCGCGTCTGAGGAAAATTCAACAATATCGCTCTTAGTTATAACCCTATATGCAGGGCAGTTATGCGTTGCATCTATGTAAGTTTTATGGATTTCTGATATGAAAGCCCTTGCCTCTTCTTCTGAACTTGCTTGATGTAGAGTCGCGATGAATATGGACCTTTCTATGTTTATCTTAATCTGAGTTCTTCCCTCA
Above is a genomic segment from Fervidobacterium gondwanense DSM 13020 containing:
- a CDS encoding NAD-dependent epimerase/dehydratase family protein; this translates as MIRDKVIFVTGGAGFIGWNTILRLCNDNKIIIYDNMYRHSKSDTFNLNVDNISIIKGDILDYELLYSSIPENTDIVLHFAAIAGVDTVLRNPVKTMEINTIGTYFLLKVVKEKGLIDKLHRLVFLSTSEVFGVTAFKSSEDTSTNLQPVGEARWVYSVSKVAGEHLINAYNKEFGLRSTILRPFNVYGPGQIGEGAIHQFVVRAIKNEPLQIHGDGTQIRSWCYIDDMVDGILLSLENDKAIGEVFNIGNPRGTLTILSLAEKVIYLSGSSSPIIFVPKNYIDVELRIPNIEKAQRILNYNPKVDLNEGLLRTIEWYKSRINKVY
- a CDS encoding DegT/DnrJ/EryC1/StrS family aminotransferase, with the protein product MRVRLSMPCIADKEELLNNFRKILDSGYFVQGEQVRIFEEKLKEYLGTKYCIAVSSGTAALHLALLALNIHEGDEVIVPSFTFPATVNVIELVKAKPVFVDVDLDTYNINVKQIESKITSKTKAIMPVHLFGNPAEMDVILEIAKKYELKVIEDAAGALGSLYKGRKCGTIGDIGCFSFHPRKVITTAEGGLVVTNDDEIARKIFALRNHGFFQVGNNREFLMPGLNYRMNEFEAALGIVQMEKLDEMVSQRIKIANEYMKRLEKIKGLSLQKTTDDCVNSYQAFVVMHNAFTNSEIIQKLSRYGIETTVGAFAVHELSYYKDIYRCSSEDFPNAKVLHDKAFAIPIYNDMVMEEIEYVVESLERMIFNEDRE
- a CDS encoding acyltransferase produces the protein MFDIKDFKKLGENVIFEHGVLVFHPENIEIGNNVYIGHYTILKGYYKNIISIGDHTWIGQQCFFHGAGGLKIGRAVGIGPKVTILTSQHDLTHLDIPVYFAPLLFEEVIISDGADIGAGSIILPGVKIGEGAVIGAGSVVTKSVPAYEIWAGNPAKKLRER
- a CDS encoding glycosyltransferase translates to MRVLHAPIEIAGQLWEYTDALRKVGVNARKLTFEEHPFGYKDDIIIKITGATHVYDLVGAEIKIFTELVNSFDIFHFHFGESLIHQNLDLPALKFMGKKVLMNFWGSDVRLKSIAKQKNPFYSDEMHLGDDNLKIEKLKIISRFVDCAVISDYELYEYIEPFFKNIKLIRQAVDTEVLQPKYPEPVNERPVIVHAPSRTNVKGTSFVENAIEKLLLKYNFEYIRLSGLPHDKVLSTILNSDIVIDQVILGAHGILSVEAMALGKPVVCYIREDLIDKYPSDLPLVNATPVTLEEEIEKLLQSGELRHEIGKRSRKYVENYHSKITIGLELKKLYETL
- a CDS encoding methyltransferase domain-containing protein; translation: MRIHDKDWAVYDLLGDTQLSSGNIPMALKYYSKAAQLTDNPEMKNKFMELYKKEKKDTKIAFLCLPVYENFLKDIAEVLSLTYDTKLVVTEDIKTLQEAVRWADIIWLEWANEMAIFVTKNIPELSKKKVICRLHSYEALTDFPERIDWTKIDHLIFVAKHTQEIFRELHKTLDIPNVKEHVISNGIDLDRFKFTLHKPGYNLAVAAIIGHKKDPTMWIQLLAKLKRIDKNYKLHIAGEFENFRYKVYFNYSIKEVDLEENMILHGWVKDIEKFLEDKNFVLSTSIHEGHPYNIMEGMARGIKPIILNYRGAKEQWPNDLIYNTLDEALEIITNKSYDSESYRAFVELNYSLEKQIVEIYRLIKSIDDKTYNTQKTSVSVISNKDVVEDKNKENLEKAKSADEIKDYYDNFLERLKYDHIRENPRHSRVKDTLSKLVRPYIKVLDIGCGTGITSYFMASKGAIVTAIDLSDKLIEFAKQNSYHSNITYIVADATKLELNRSDFDLITIVDSMEHIPQNIVNDLFKVIKNHSNSSTVIYLNIPDARYQTFLRNNYPDRLQIVDETYYLDFLFKKFGEIGFEPIYVNIYGLDVPYQYDEIVFVTKEYLENTYNVEFSKYK
- a CDS encoding tetratricopeptide repeat protein, with the protein product MNDEIQKLIQLGDYSKAFEMIDKLEDNEPKKHNFLGMIYFNQGKLTEAKEAFEKGLRYSPIDSDLLFNYGYVYYSIMDMF
- a CDS encoding pyridoxal phosphate-dependent aminotransferase encodes the protein MVSKRAVETPASPIRRLVPYADEAKKRGINIYYLNIGQPDIKTPSVWYEYIDKYKPEVVAYTHSQGLLELREAFSKYYARHNIHVSADEIMVTNGGSEAIMFALGVVCDPGDEVITIEPFYANYLGFASYLNVKLVPVTAHTEDGYRLPPMSEFEKVVSPKTKAILFSNPSNPTGTVYTYEEMKQIVEFAKKHNLVIISDEVYREFTFDGRKHISVFHFEGIEEQTIMVDSISKRYSACGARIGTLVTKNKEFYKSALKFAQARLCPAETTQFGAIGLLTLGEEYTNSVRDEYQKRRDATYEAMKEIPGVVVHKPEGAFYLSAKLPVDNAEDFIIWMLKEFNVDGKTTMVSPLSGFYATPGAGMSEIRIAYVLEAEKLADAVRILGEGIREYNKRK
- a CDS encoding IMPACT family protein; the encoded protein is MELENFKTLEGRTQIKINIERSIFIATLHQASSEEEARAFISEIHKTYIDATHNCPAYRVITKSDIVEFSSDAGEPSGTAGLPMLNTLRKYGLLNVAVVVTRYFGGVKLGVRGLIDAYSLAVQRAIEEAENNNRIIVKRRAYKQKLKIDFLSYGKKMQQLSYIGVTILDISYTEEYAYLEVLHDKPLDLPEVESREEVYV